In Nitrospira sp., a single genomic region encodes these proteins:
- a CDS encoding glucosidase translates to MARSRSPSPSAQLAEQQRLVQDAQRLAHWKRWGPYLSERAWGTVREDYSAAGTPWESFPHDHARSRAYRWNEDGLAGICDRHQYLCFALALWNGRDPILKERLFGLSGHEGNHGEDVKEYYFYLDSTPTHSYMKFLYKYPQAPFPYERLVEENRRRGRRDPEFELVDTGVFDGRRYFDVFVEYAKAAPEDLCIRIQVVNRGPDPAELTVLPTLWYRNTWSWGSDVRRPRLTQAEGNDRLSAIETNHDYYGLRRLLCDNRPSLLFAENETNSRLLFADQEGARYAKDSFHDYIVRGDKDAVNPDRIGSKAAAHYILTLGPGATHTIRLRFTNEARIVEFSERTFEAVFLQRVGEANEFYESLAPAGLSEDARRVQRQAFAGMLWNKQFYHYEVKRWLKGDPVGPEPPKERLHGRNSEWTHLYNADVVSMPDKWEYPWYAAWDSAFHCIPLALVDPAFAKEQLVLMLREWYMHPNGQIPAYEWALGDANPPVHAWATWRVYKIDKKRTGVGDRRFLERVFHKLLLNFTWWVNRKDTEGKNIFQGGFLGLDNIGVFDRSAPVPTGGHIEQSDATSWMGMYCLNMLAIALELARDNVAYEDVASKFFEHFVYICRAMNNIGGANIELWDREDGFFYDVLHLPNGETRHLKVRSMVGLIPLFAVETLDSELVDRLPRFKHRMQWFIENRPEFAQHVETQTYDGGVRRFLSLVHRKRLRSVLRYMLDEQEFLSPYGIRALSRYHKDHPYILSVMGHEHRVDYEPAESSTDLFGGNSNWRGPVWFPVNYLLIESLQKFHYYLGDQFKVEYPTGSGNQATLWQIAGELSRRLTHLFLKDRAGRRPVLGMMNVFQEDPFWQDHVLFHEYFHGDNGAGLGASHQTGWTGLVAKLIQQSGE, encoded by the coding sequence ATGGCTCGTTCACGCTCCCCGTCGCCTTCCGCGCAACTCGCCGAGCAGCAGCGTCTTGTCCAAGACGCGCAACGCTTGGCTCATTGGAAGCGGTGGGGGCCCTACCTGAGCGAACGAGCGTGGGGAACCGTCCGGGAAGACTACAGCGCCGCCGGCACTCCATGGGAATCCTTCCCGCACGACCACGCCAGATCCCGCGCCTACCGCTGGAACGAGGACGGTCTCGCCGGCATCTGCGATCGACACCAGTACCTTTGCTTCGCTCTCGCTCTTTGGAACGGCCGCGATCCCATTTTGAAGGAGCGGCTGTTCGGTCTGAGCGGGCATGAGGGCAATCACGGCGAGGACGTGAAGGAATATTACTTCTACCTCGATTCGACGCCGACGCATTCCTACATGAAATTTCTGTACAAGTACCCTCAGGCCCCGTTTCCCTACGAGCGGCTCGTCGAGGAGAATCGCCGGCGCGGGCGCCGGGACCCTGAGTTCGAGCTGGTCGATACGGGCGTCTTCGACGGCCGACGCTACTTCGACGTCTTCGTCGAATATGCCAAGGCGGCGCCGGAGGACCTCTGTATCCGCATTCAGGTCGTGAATCGAGGGCCGGACCCGGCGGAGCTGACGGTGTTACCCACGCTCTGGTACCGCAACACCTGGTCCTGGGGATCGGACGTGCGGCGTCCTCGTCTGACTCAGGCGGAGGGGAACGATCGCCTGAGCGCTATCGAAACGAACCACGACTACTATGGCCTTCGCAGGCTCCTTTGCGACAATCGCCCGTCGCTGCTGTTCGCGGAAAACGAGACCAACAGTCGCCTTCTCTTTGCGGATCAAGAGGGCGCGCGCTACGCCAAGGATAGTTTCCATGATTATATCGTGCGGGGCGACAAGGATGCCGTCAATCCCGACCGGATCGGCAGCAAAGCCGCCGCGCATTACATCCTCACACTCGGGCCCGGCGCGACCCACACCATCCGACTACGCTTCACGAACGAAGCGCGGATAGTCGAATTTTCCGAGCGAACCTTCGAGGCGGTCTTTCTGCAGCGTGTCGGGGAAGCGAATGAATTCTACGAGAGCCTTGCCCCCGCCGGTCTTTCGGAGGACGCCCGGCGCGTGCAACGGCAGGCCTTTGCCGGGATGCTGTGGAACAAGCAATTTTATCACTACGAAGTGAAACGCTGGCTGAAGGGCGATCCGGTTGGTCCTGAGCCGCCGAAAGAGCGGCTTCACGGCCGCAACTCGGAGTGGACGCATCTGTATAACGCCGATGTCGTCTCCATGCCGGATAAATGGGAGTATCCCTGGTATGCGGCGTGGGATTCGGCGTTCCACTGTATCCCGCTTGCGCTCGTCGATCCGGCGTTTGCGAAAGAGCAACTCGTCCTGATGCTGCGCGAGTGGTACATGCATCCGAACGGGCAGATCCCCGCGTATGAATGGGCGCTGGGAGACGCGAATCCCCCGGTGCATGCCTGGGCGACCTGGCGCGTCTACAAGATCGACAAGAAGCGGACGGGGGTCGGCGACCGCCGGTTCCTGGAGCGGGTGTTTCACAAGCTGCTGCTGAACTTTACCTGGTGGGTCAACCGCAAGGACACCGAAGGCAAGAACATCTTCCAAGGCGGATTCCTGGGGCTCGACAACATCGGGGTGTTCGACCGAAGCGCGCCGGTTCCGACCGGCGGCCACATCGAACAATCCGATGCGACGAGTTGGATGGGCATGTACTGTCTGAACATGCTGGCGATCGCGCTGGAACTGGCGAGAGACAACGTCGCGTATGAAGACGTCGCCAGCAAGTTTTTCGAGCACTTCGTCTACATCTGCCGCGCGATGAACAACATCGGCGGAGCGAACATCGAGTTGTGGGACCGCGAGGACGGATTCTTCTACGACGTGCTTCACCTGCCGAACGGCGAAACGCGCCATTTGAAAGTACGCTCGATGGTGGGCCTCATCCCCCTCTTCGCGGTGGAGACATTGGATTCCGAACTGGTCGACCGGCTTCCGCGGTTCAAACATCGCATGCAGTGGTTTATCGAGAATCGTCCTGAGTTTGCCCAGCATGTCGAGACGCAAACGTACGACGGAGGCGTGCGACGGTTTCTCTCGCTCGTCCACCGGAAACGCCTGAGATCGGTGCTGCGCTACATGCTCGATGAGCAGGAGTTTCTATCCCCGTACGGCATCCGCGCCTTGTCCCGCTATCACAAGGACCATCCTTATATCCTCTCCGTGATGGGCCACGAGCATCGCGTGGACTATGAGCCGGCCGAATCGAGCACCGACCTGTTCGGGGGCAACTCCAACTGGCGAGGGCCGGTCTGGTTCCCGGTGAACTATCTGCTGATCGAGTCGTTGCAAAAGTTTCATTACTATCTGGGCGATCAGTTCAAGGTGGAATATCCGACCGGGTCCGGCAACCAGGCGACTCTGTGGCAGATCGCCGGCGAACTGTCGCGCCGCTTGACCCATCTCTTTCTGAAGGACCGGGCGGGCAGGCGTCCGGTGTTAGGGATGATGAATGTGTTTCAGGAGGATCCCTTCTGGCAGGACCACGTCTTATTTCATGAATATTTCCATGGCGACAATGGGGCCGGGCTTGGAGCCAGTCACCAGACCGGATGGACGGGGCTTGTCGCGAAGCTGATTCAGCAGTCGGGGGAATAG
- a CDS encoding D-alanyl-D-alanine carboxypeptidase, with translation MDGSLRSHRRIVALSLTILSVLPNNLVAADQPFAIPDRPVIKAAAVYLIELQSDRVLLEKNATRRLPPASLTKIMTALVALESAPLQQIVKIDRRALVHHSAYNFRPGEEFLLRDLITAMLVASANDACEAVAWHIGRDDKRFVAMMNERADKLGLTNTHFANPCGFDAPGHYSTAADLAKLTEEALQQPFFSMMVRTLMRDISTVDGTRTIVLRSTNELLVDPDVNGVKTGYTSKAGRCLIASMFKDGRRLLLVALNLADRWEQASRLLRYGHAVLGGASG, from the coding sequence ATGGACGGTTCGCTGCGCAGCCACCGGCGGATCGTGGCCCTCTCGCTGACGATCTTGTCGGTCTTGCCGAACAATCTTGTTGCGGCGGATCAGCCGTTCGCCATTCCGGATCGGCCGGTTATTAAGGCGGCGGCAGTCTACCTGATCGAACTTCAATCCGACCGGGTCCTGCTGGAAAAGAATGCGACCCGCCGGCTGCCGCCCGCCAGCCTCACCAAGATCATGACGGCGCTGGTCGCCTTGGAGTCTGCGCCGCTTCAACAAATCGTCAAGATCGATCGTCGCGCGCTGGTACATCATTCGGCCTACAACTTTCGGCCCGGCGAAGAATTCCTCTTGCGAGATCTGATCACGGCCATGCTGGTGGCGAGCGCCAATGATGCCTGCGAAGCGGTTGCTTGGCATATCGGGAGGGATGACAAGCGGTTTGTCGCCATGATGAACGAGCGGGCCGACAAACTGGGATTGACAAACACCCATTTTGCCAACCCCTGCGGTTTCGACGCCCCTGGGCACTATTCGACGGCCGCCGACCTCGCGAAATTGACCGAGGAGGCGCTGCAGCAGCCGTTCTTCTCCATGATGGTTCGAACGCTCATGCGGGACATCTCTACAGTGGACGGCACCAGGACAATTGTGTTGCGCAGCACGAACGAGCTGTTAGTCGATCCGGACGTGAACGGGGTGAAGACCGGCTACACGAGCAAAGCGGGCCGCTGTCTTATCGCCAGCATGTTCAAGGACGGGCGCCGCTTGCTGCTTGTGGCCTTGAATCTCGCGGATCGATGGGAACAGGCTTCCCGGCTGCTTCGCTATGGTCACGCTGTCCTGGGGGGAGCGAGCGGGTGA
- a CDS encoding tetratricopeptide repeat protein, translating into MVTNLRTFLPLITLCAAAATTYAGAFRGGFHYDDSLSILQNSHLDSWQTFMGHLDHMVRPVLYATFLFDRSLYGGNPIGYHLLNLLLHLGSGLLIYRILSSAITDEHSSVPFWTALLFLLHPIATESVTYISGRASSLMAFFYLLALFLYITAPQETRPRKPHGLYLSVSVASFVLAIGSKETAVTLPVVLLLWDISIRRLRGPQLRTALLSSHSPFWIVLLLAAGWAWSHPRYAALAQFSFDIRPFRDHVFSQVHTAAYAIALCFTPWNQNFDHDLPLFRSLTQWPLPLDLLFLSAMAAGAFVARRQVPLATFGVAWFLVQFLPTSLIPRNDLLSERNLYLPAIGLLLAGVALVSYLIHRIQLTMERPALVRVGSSILATAMIASLGLLTYQRNLLYHDRLLLWSDAVAKSPNKARPHNNLGYAYALRDDWDRAIEEFRKAARLDPDFLIAQQNLRDAYLHHVGRQ; encoded by the coding sequence GTGGTTACGAATCTCCGCACGTTTCTGCCGCTCATCACGCTCTGCGCTGCGGCAGCGACAACCTATGCTGGAGCATTCCGCGGCGGGTTTCATTACGACGATTCCCTCTCGATTCTCCAAAACTCCCATCTCGACAGCTGGCAGACCTTCATGGGCCACCTTGATCACATGGTTAGGCCTGTGTTGTACGCGACGTTTCTGTTCGATCGCTCCCTCTACGGAGGGAATCCCATCGGCTACCATCTACTGAATCTCCTGCTGCACCTTGGTTCAGGGCTTCTGATCTATCGCATTCTCAGCAGCGCGATAACGGATGAACACTCTTCCGTCCCGTTCTGGACCGCGCTGCTTTTTCTGCTCCACCCGATTGCTACCGAATCCGTCACGTATATTTCCGGGCGCGCGTCGAGCCTCATGGCCTTCTTCTATCTCTTGGCCCTCTTCCTCTACATCACCGCGCCGCAAGAGACCCGACCTAGAAAACCGCACGGGCTCTACCTGTCAGTCTCGGTCGCGTCATTTGTCTTGGCGATCGGATCCAAGGAAACAGCGGTGACGCTTCCGGTCGTGCTGCTGCTCTGGGACATTTCGATCCGCCGGCTGAGAGGTCCCCAGCTCCGCACGGCACTCCTCTCCTCCCACTCACCGTTCTGGATCGTGCTTCTCCTTGCTGCCGGATGGGCTTGGAGCCACCCGCGCTACGCCGCCCTTGCACAATTCAGTTTCGACATCCGCCCCTTCCGAGACCATGTGTTCAGCCAAGTTCATACCGCCGCCTATGCCATCGCGTTATGCTTCACCCCCTGGAACCAAAACTTCGATCACGATCTCCCGCTATTCCGTTCGCTCACCCAATGGCCGCTGCCACTCGATCTGCTTTTCCTCTCAGCCATGGCAGCCGGCGCATTCGTCGCCCGGCGACAAGTCCCACTGGCGACCTTCGGCGTGGCGTGGTTTCTTGTCCAGTTCCTGCCGACGAGCCTGATCCCGCGCAATGATCTCTTGAGCGAACGCAATCTCTACCTGCCCGCGATTGGCCTTCTGCTCGCCGGCGTCGCGCTTGTTTCGTACTTGATTCACCGAATTCAGTTGACCATGGAGCGACCGGCGCTCGTTCGGGTCGGCTCGTCCATTCTCGCCACAGCCATGATCGCCAGTCTCGGCCTCCTCACCTACCAGCGCAACCTGCTCTATCATGACCGGCTCTTGCTCTGGTCCGACGCGGTTGCGAAATCTCCCAACAAAGCGAGACCGCACAATAACCTCGGCTATGCCTATGCGCTTCGAGACGACTGGGACCGTGCCATCGAGGAATTTCGCAAGGCGGCCAGGCTCGATCCCGATTTCCTCATCGCGCAACAGAACCTTCGCGATGCCTATCTTCACCACGTCGGGCGGCAATAG
- a CDS encoding LCCL domain-containing protein, with protein MRQLIQWCASSLLLLAPSLALAQQHLLVAEESTSAVAFRSQVGRVVTFICPANILTNREIWGTDVYHVDSPVCTAAAHAGLFTPGISGQVTIVIGQGAKLFEGTGRNGVKSSSYGPGDSTYSFIKSGEPGQIDWFTTLDRVPDDFHAPITVVCPPKGTADWYVWGTDIYTASSAICVAAVHAGAVTLETGGRVTVALQPKQETFIGSERNKILSQKWTNWDFMSYGQPYRLSAASLSLSGGGPRTIRLAGFTAAGSAPVIVPRKIQLSGFTAVGTATLIVPRSIKLPGWTGSGDLKTP; from the coding sequence ATGCGACAACTGATTCAATGGTGCGCTTCCTCCCTCCTCCTTCTTGCGCCGAGCCTCGCGCTCGCTCAACAGCATTTGCTCGTGGCGGAGGAAAGCACGAGCGCGGTGGCCTTCCGGTCTCAAGTCGGTAGGGTCGTCACGTTCATCTGTCCCGCGAACATCCTCACAAACCGAGAAATCTGGGGGACGGACGTCTATCACGTTGACTCTCCCGTCTGTACTGCGGCGGCTCACGCCGGGCTGTTCACGCCTGGCATATCCGGCCAGGTCACGATCGTCATCGGACAAGGCGCCAAGTTGTTTGAAGGAACGGGGCGCAATGGCGTAAAGAGTTCCAGCTACGGTCCCGGAGATTCCACATATTCCTTCATCAAAAGCGGCGAGCCGGGGCAAATTGACTGGTTCACGACTCTCGACCGCGTGCCTGACGACTTCCATGCACCTATCACGGTGGTCTGCCCTCCAAAAGGCACTGCAGATTGGTACGTGTGGGGTACAGATATCTATACCGCTTCCTCCGCGATCTGCGTGGCCGCGGTTCACGCCGGAGCCGTCACGCTGGAAACGGGCGGCCGAGTCACGGTGGCTCTGCAGCCGAAGCAGGAGACCTTCATCGGGAGCGAGCGTAATAAGATCTTGTCCCAGAAATGGACAAATTGGGACTTCATGTCCTATGGACAACCGTACCGGCTTTCGGCCGCCAGCCTGAGCTTATCTGGTGGCGGTCCGCGCACGATCAGGTTGGCTGGATTCACGGCGGCCGGCTCGGCGCCAGTCATCGTTCCACGGAAGATTCAGTTGAGCGGTTTCACCGCTGTGGGCACCGCTACCCTCATTGTGCCACGCTCCATCAAGTTGCCTGGATGGACCGGATCGGGAGATCTGAAAACCCCTTAG
- a CDS encoding glycosyltransferase family 2 protein, protein MSPKRQAVELRLTQVSLAITALAAAMLVWSVGAVVWTAIGERRVDRVVEAVIFAAIAGYLVYGNLCYELARLGRLTRSSGVADLSADSADSCSAATAPALTILVPSYKEEIPVIRQTLLSAALQDYPNKRVVLLLDDPPSPKTHPDRAALWAARSVPFELQTRMDEPAEFIAQARREFRNRPSSEACWETECVRLSDCFLRAAEWFEAQAKHCPIQSHTDVWFVREVLTVPADELRDAAGQWFARGRQQSDVVPADLATEIDAVYERLAARFVVQFDVFERKQYCNLSHEPNKAMNLNSYLAVMGKRVKPVLRADGVHLEDTAALIGSRLIPDSPYVITLDADSLLKPDYAGTLVRIMEQPDQTRMAVAQTPYSAFPNAPGALERTAGATTDVQYFVHQGFTRFAATFWVGANALLRKSALEDICQVERIGHITVRRYIQDRTVIEDTESTVDLMAKGWTLYNHPERLAYSATPPDFGSLVIQRARWANGGLIILPKLLEFLWRAPKRPATAAQALLQAHYLTSLALTPLSVVLLLSIPFSPDLMTPAMPLAAFPYFVLYARDLALAGYRPFRDLMRAYALNLLLIPVHLTGAVTSIRQLVAGTKIPFRRTPKISGRTRTSGLDLILQLTMIMVSAGLSLYHGLGGRWIPATFALANVFLLCYGVRRFIGLAEAYRDLALSAREAIGRYAKSGWFSDRPLAPLFSPMNLFFVLMQPMRKSRAFSRQALWGVSAFFDMMVTIVA, encoded by the coding sequence ATGTCACCGAAGCGGCAAGCGGTCGAGTTACGACTCACCCAAGTCTCCCTGGCAATCACGGCTCTTGCGGCGGCCATGCTTGTATGGTCGGTCGGGGCCGTGGTCTGGACTGCGATCGGGGAGCGGCGAGTCGACCGAGTGGTCGAGGCGGTGATATTCGCCGCGATCGCCGGGTACCTGGTTTACGGCAATCTGTGCTACGAGCTGGCGCGGCTCGGCCGGTTGACGAGAAGCAGCGGCGTGGCCGATCTATCGGCCGACTCGGCTGATTCGTGTTCCGCTGCCACGGCTCCCGCCCTCACCATTCTGGTTCCTTCCTATAAAGAGGAAATTCCCGTTATCCGCCAAACGCTGCTCTCGGCGGCATTGCAGGATTATCCGAACAAGCGGGTCGTGCTGCTGTTGGATGATCCGCCGTCGCCCAAGACCCATCCTGATCGGGCGGCGCTCTGGGCTGCTCGGTCGGTTCCCTTTGAACTGCAGACGCGCATGGACGAGCCGGCTGAGTTCATCGCTCAGGCTCGCCGCGAATTCCGGAACCGCCCCTCCTCCGAGGCCTGCTGGGAAACCGAATGTGTTCGGCTCTCCGACTGTTTCTTGCGGGCGGCTGAGTGGTTTGAGGCGCAGGCCAAACACTGTCCGATCCAGTCGCACACGGATGTCTGGTTCGTCCGTGAAGTGCTGACGGTCCCGGCGGATGAGCTGCGCGATGCAGCCGGGCAATGGTTCGCGAGAGGACGGCAGCAATCGGACGTCGTGCCCGCCGACCTCGCGACCGAAATCGACGCCGTCTACGAACGTCTCGCCGCTCGCTTTGTGGTGCAGTTCGATGTCTTCGAACGAAAGCAATACTGCAATCTCTCGCACGAGCCCAACAAGGCGATGAACCTGAACAGTTACCTGGCCGTGATGGGGAAACGGGTCAAGCCCGTCCTGCGCGCGGACGGGGTTCACCTGGAAGATACCGCGGCGCTGATCGGGAGCCGCCTGATCCCCGACTCGCCCTATGTCATCACGCTGGATGCCGACAGTCTGCTGAAGCCCGACTATGCCGGCACGTTGGTCCGGATCATGGAGCAGCCCGACCAGACGCGCATGGCGGTGGCCCAGACCCCGTACAGCGCCTTTCCGAATGCGCCGGGCGCGCTGGAACGGACGGCCGGGGCGACCACCGATGTGCAGTATTTCGTGCATCAAGGATTCACACGGTTCGCCGCGACGTTCTGGGTGGGAGCCAATGCGCTGTTGCGGAAGTCTGCGTTGGAGGACATCTGCCAGGTTGAACGGATCGGGCACATCACCGTTCGTCGCTACATTCAGGACCGGACGGTGATCGAAGATACGGAATCCACGGTAGATCTGATGGCGAAGGGGTGGACCCTGTACAACCACCCGGAACGGCTGGCCTACAGCGCGACCCCGCCGGATTTCGGCTCGTTGGTGATCCAACGGGCTCGCTGGGCCAACGGCGGTTTGATCATCCTGCCGAAGCTTCTGGAGTTTCTGTGGCGAGCCCCCAAGCGGCCGGCCACTGCGGCACAGGCGCTGTTGCAGGCGCACTATTTGACGTCGCTCGCGCTGACTCCGCTCAGTGTGGTGCTCTTGCTGTCGATTCCATTCTCCCCGGACTTGATGACACCAGCCATGCCTCTGGCCGCGTTTCCGTACTTCGTCTTGTATGCCCGGGACCTGGCCTTAGCCGGCTATCGTCCGTTCCGTGATCTCATGCGCGCCTATGCGCTCAACCTCCTGCTGATCCCGGTCCACCTCACGGGCGCCGTGACGTCCATCCGGCAACTGGTGGCGGGCACGAAGATTCCCTTCAGGCGCACGCCCAAGATCTCCGGGCGCACGAGAACCTCCGGGTTGGATCTCATCCTGCAATTGACCATGATCATGGTGAGCGCGGGCCTCTCGCTCTATCACGGGCTCGGTGGACGCTGGATCCCCGCGACGTTCGCGCTTGCCAATGTGTTCCTTCTCTGCTACGGCGTCAGGCGTTTCATCGGCTTGGCGGAAGCTTACCGAGACCTCGCACTGAGCGCACGGGAAGCAATCGGCCGATACGCCAAGTCCGGCTGGTTCTCCGATCGTCCGCTTGCTCCGCTGTTCTCCCCGATGAACCTGTTCTTCGTCCTGATGCAACCCATGCGCAAGTCGAGAGCATTCTCTCGCCAGGCGCTCTGGGGTGTGTCCGCCTTCTTCGACATGATGGTCACGATTGTGGCGTAG
- a CDS encoding NAD(P)/FAD-dependent oxidoreductase: MPPKHVVIVGGGFGGLSAARRLRHDQVVLIDRTNHHLFQPLLYQVATAALSPSDIAWPLRTVFRSQSNVRVVMDDVLSVDRIGRVVHVQHSPPIAFEVLILAPGTRHAYFDHDEWEASAPGLKTMTDAVLLRQNMLLAFEEAERRAEAGSRERLIFVIVGGGPTGVELAGALAEIGRKAMGPDFPALHLDDLSIVLVEGGPRLLPAFSPDLSAKAAAALTRMGVTVRLNSPVRAVDRGSVTVGAEVLPAANIIWAAGNRASPLLGTVGVPLDPSGRIKVEPDLTIPGDPWIFAIGDAAHCPGTDGRPLPGLAPVAMQQGRYVAELITGGMPPERRRPFVYRDRGMLATIGRARAVAQLGPVHAAGVLAWLLWCLVHIFFLVGFRNRVRVMSEWMWFYLTFKPGARLLFEQPHRREQTRQTPPHERPP, from the coding sequence ATGCCCCCGAAACACGTCGTGATTGTCGGAGGCGGGTTCGGCGGCTTATCGGCCGCCCGGCGTCTCCGCCACGACCAGGTCGTGCTCATCGACCGGACCAACCACCATCTCTTTCAACCCCTACTCTATCAGGTGGCCACGGCCGCCTTGTCGCCGAGCGACATCGCCTGGCCCTTGCGCACCGTCTTTCGCTCCCAATCCAATGTGCGGGTGGTCATGGATGACGTGCTGTCGGTCGATCGAATCGGCCGAGTCGTGCATGTGCAACACAGCCCGCCGATAGCGTTTGAGGTGCTCATTCTGGCGCCCGGCACCCGGCATGCCTACTTTGATCATGACGAGTGGGAGGCATCGGCCCCGGGACTCAAGACCATGACCGACGCCGTGCTGCTGCGTCAGAACATGCTGCTGGCGTTCGAAGAAGCGGAGCGCCGAGCCGAGGCCGGCTCACGGGAGCGGTTGATCTTCGTGATCGTGGGCGGAGGACCGACGGGGGTGGAATTGGCCGGCGCGCTGGCGGAAATCGGACGCAAAGCGATGGGACCGGATTTTCCCGCCCTGCATCTCGACGATCTCTCAATCGTGTTGGTCGAGGGCGGCCCACGTCTGCTCCCGGCATTCAGTCCCGATCTCTCGGCGAAGGCCGCGGCGGCCTTGACCCGCATGGGCGTCACCGTGCGGCTGAACAGTCCGGTCCGGGCAGTGGACCGCGGCAGCGTGACCGTTGGAGCAGAGGTATTGCCCGCCGCTAACATCATCTGGGCCGCAGGCAACCGGGCCTCGCCCCTGCTCGGCACCGTCGGCGTCCCGTTGGATCCGTCAGGGCGGATCAAGGTGGAACCGGATCTGACGATTCCCGGAGATCCTTGGATATTCGCCATCGGCGATGCGGCCCATTGTCCGGGCACAGACGGGCGACCGCTGCCGGGGCTCGCCCCCGTAGCGATGCAGCAGGGTCGCTATGTGGCTGAACTGATCACGGGCGGGATGCCTCCCGAACGGCGCCGGCCCTTTGTCTATCGGGACCGCGGCATGCTGGCCACCATCGGCCGTGCCAGGGCGGTGGCGCAACTCGGCCCGGTCCATGCCGCCGGCGTCCTTGCCTGGCTGCTCTGGTGCCTGGTTCACATTTTCTTTCTGGTGGGATTCCGGAACCGTGTGCGCGTGATGTCGGAGTGGATGTGGTTCTACCTGACTTTCAAACCGGGGGCCCGACTCCTGTTCGAACAGCCACACCGGCGCGAACAGACGCGCCAGACACCGCCCCATGAGCGACCTCCGTAA
- a CDS encoding hydroxyisourate hydrolase — protein MNGTSFYPEITITFGVPYPARRHHIPPLIGPFGYTTYRGS, from the coding sequence TTGAACGGCACGAGTTTCTATCCGGAGATCACCATCACGTTCGGGGTCCCGTACCCGGCACGGCGCCATCACATTCCGCCGCTGATCGGCCCGTTCGGCTACACGACCTATCGCGGGAGCTGA
- a CDS encoding intradiol ring-cleavage dioxygenase, translating into MIDPWMWPSSLRQRLSRRDALTLLGNGAICLVAASLLRPRRAAASGSDPLCVVRPTQTEGPYFVDEHLNRSDIRSDPTDGTIKPGTPLALTVMASRISGDACRPLEGAHVDIWHCDAMGLYSDVEDPRFNTTGHKFLRGYQITDAKGEARFLTIYPGWYEGRTVHIHVKVRTDPRDRRGFEFTSQMYFDDAFTDRVYAVAPYASRGPRTARNQDDRIFRRGGDRLMVDPTPTAAGYAATFAVGLQLP; encoded by the coding sequence ATGATCGATCCCTGGATGTGGCCCAGCTCCCTCCGACAACGGCTGTCCCGTCGGGACGCGCTCACCCTGCTGGGGAACGGCGCGATCTGTCTGGTCGCGGCGAGTCTTCTGAGGCCTCGGCGCGCCGCGGCAAGCGGTTCCGATCCGCTCTGCGTCGTCCGGCCGACACAGACCGAGGGGCCGTATTTCGTCGATGAGCATCTGAACCGATCGGATATTCGCTCGGATCCGACGGACGGGACAATCAAGCCCGGGACCCCGTTGGCCCTGACGGTCATGGCTTCGCGCATCAGCGGCGACGCCTGTCGTCCTCTTGAAGGCGCGCACGTAGATATCTGGCATTGCGACGCCATGGGTTTGTACTCCGACGTGGAGGATCCGCGGTTCAACACGACCGGCCACAAGTTTCTCCGAGGCTATCAGATCACCGATGCAAAGGGAGAAGCCAGATTTCTGACCATCTATCCCGGCTGGTACGAAGGCCGAACGGTCCACATTCATGTGAAGGTCCGCACCGATCCTCGGGACCGGCGCGGCTTTGAATTCACCTCCCAGATGTATTTCGACGACGCCTTCACGGATCGCGTGTATGCCGTCGCACCCTACGCGTCCAGAGGTCCGCGCACAGCCCGTAATCAGGACGACCGCATCTTCCGGCGAGGCGGCGACCGACTCATGGTGGACCCGACTCCGACGGCTGCGGGATATGCTGCGACGTTTGCAGTGGGGCTGCAGCTGCCCTGA